In Candidatus Binatus sp., a single window of DNA contains:
- a CDS encoding transposase — MNGTELTPGRWHTSHKPVVRYKSFLYQAVSWKTARRVVAKVEFHFGELFPRVGFIAITLAADNRAVVRFYNKRGTAEQWIKEGKQAVAMTRLSCHRFRANEVRLWLSLIAYNLGNLWRRLVLPARVATWSLTSLQQRLVKTGGRLIKHARYYWLLLAESQLTRGSSEACCGGSRRCRRQRDRWSVRQSRLP, encoded by the coding sequence ATGAATGGGACTGAACTAACGCCCGGGCGTTGGCACACCAGCCATAAGCCGGTGGTCCGGTACAAGAGCTTTCTCTATCAGGCGGTGAGTTGGAAGACGGCGCGGCGGGTGGTGGCGAAGGTGGAGTTCCACTTTGGGGAGTTGTTCCCCCGCGTCGGCTTCATCGCGATCACCCTGGCGGCTGACAACCGCGCGGTGGTGCGGTTCTACAATAAGCGCGGCACGGCTGAGCAGTGGATCAAAGAAGGCAAGCAGGCGGTCGCGATGACGCGGCTTTCCTGCCACCGCTTCCGCGCCAACGAGGTGCGGCTGTGGCTGAGCCTGATCGCCTATAATCTCGGGAATTTGTGGCGGCGGCTGGTGTTGCCGGCGCGGGTCGCCACCTGGTCGCTGACCAGCTTGCAGCAGCGCCTGGTGAAAACCGGCGGACGTTTGATCAAGCACGCGCGCTACTACTGGTTGCTGCTGGCGGAGAGTCAGCTGACGCGCGGCTCTTCGGAAGCATGCTGCGGAGGATCGCGACGCTGCCGTCGCCAGCGGGATAGGTGGAGTGTAAGGCAGAGCCGATTGCCGTGA